A DNA window from Symbiobacterium terraclitae contains the following coding sequences:
- a CDS encoding RNA polymerase sigma factor codes for MEERFFALYRPEQGRLYRTAWAILGNEADAADALQEATIRAYRAFDQLKGGDVAFPAWMRRILVNTCTQILRKRMRVIPVEKPEDLGPHGSVETELPYDGDVWDAVRSLDERYRVVVVLRFLNDMQLDEIARVLDIPLGTVKSRLHAAMKLLRNHLNAVEARKEGRGVDAV; via the coding sequence ATGGAGGAACGCTTCTTCGCCCTGTACCGCCCGGAGCAAGGCCGGCTCTACCGCACCGCCTGGGCGATTCTCGGCAACGAGGCCGATGCCGCCGATGCCCTGCAGGAGGCCACCATACGGGCCTACCGTGCCTTCGACCAGCTGAAGGGCGGCGACGTGGCCTTCCCCGCCTGGATGCGCCGCATCCTGGTCAATACCTGTACCCAGATCCTGCGCAAGCGCATGCGGGTCATCCCCGTGGAGAAACCGGAGGACCTGGGCCCCCACGGTTCCGTTGAAACGGAACTACCGTATGACGGCGACGTCTGGGATGCCGTGCGCAGTCTCGACGAGCGCTACCGCGTCGTCGTGGTGCTGCGTTTCCTGAACGACATGCAACTGGACGAGATCGCGCGGGTCCTCGACATCCCACTGGGCACGGTGAAATCCCGCCTCCACGCAGCGATGAAGCTGCTGCGAAACCACCTGAACGCCGTCGAAGCACGAAAGGAGGGGCGCGGGGTCGATGCAGTGTGA
- a CDS encoding patatin-like phospholipase family protein, translating to MRRTAGTPRIGLALGGGFARGIAHIGVLQALVAHRIPIHLVAGTSAGSLVGALYAAGCDPWDMERLAGEMNWRSLVRLRVRRDGLLDADGLERFLVARVGDLSFSDLCLPFAALATDLLNGREVLLTRGRVATAVRASCAFPGIFLPVRIGRHTLVDGGLTQPVPAAAARRMGADLVIGVELNQGPNPARRPRNLLHIMMNSLALVQQPLIQQAIAAADVVIRPDLREFSLIELDRVAELVARGREAAEAQIPRIRAMLSEWDGGCLAPGGEGEA from the coding sequence GTGAGGCGTACGGCCGGAACGCCCAGGATCGGTCTTGCCCTCGGCGGCGGGTTTGCCCGGGGCATCGCGCACATCGGCGTGCTGCAGGCGCTGGTCGCGCACCGGATCCCCATTCACCTGGTGGCGGGGACCTCGGCCGGCAGCCTGGTAGGGGCCCTCTACGCCGCCGGCTGCGACCCGTGGGACATGGAGCGGCTGGCCGGCGAGATGAACTGGCGCTCTCTGGTGCGGCTGCGCGTCCGCCGAGACGGTCTGCTGGACGCCGACGGCCTGGAGCGGTTCCTGGTGGCCCGGGTGGGCGACCTCAGCTTCAGCGACCTCTGCCTGCCCTTCGCGGCGCTGGCCACGGACCTGCTGAACGGGCGGGAGGTTCTGCTCACCCGCGGCCGCGTCGCCACCGCCGTGCGGGCCAGCTGTGCCTTCCCCGGCATCTTCCTGCCGGTGCGGATCGGCCGGCACACGCTCGTGGACGGCGGCCTGACCCAGCCGGTGCCCGCCGCGGCCGCCCGCCGGATGGGGGCAGACCTGGTGATCGGCGTGGAGCTCAACCAGGGGCCGAACCCGGCCCGGCGGCCCCGGAACCTGTTACATATCATGATGAACAGCCTTGCGCTGGTGCAGCAGCCGCTGATCCAGCAGGCCATCGCGGCGGCGGACGTGGTGATCCGCCCCGACCTCAGGGAGTTCAGCCTGATCGAGCTGGACCGGGTGGCCGAGCTGGTGGCCAGGGGCCGCGAGGCGGCCGAGGCGCAGATTCCGCGGATCCGCGCCATGCTGAGCGAGTGGGATGGCGGCTGCCTGGCTCCGGGCGGGGAGGGAGAGGCTTGA
- a CDS encoding OsmC family protein, producing MKQALVSWKGGMAFEARTGSDHTVTMDARPEVGGEDRGPRPTELLLAALGGCTGMDVVSILRKMRVPFERVEVAVEADERAEHPRYFERFRLVYRVFGPDVSADQVRRAVELSETRYCSVAGLFRHGAEISYRIEINGEAVD from the coding sequence ATGAAACAGGCCCTGGTAAGCTGGAAGGGCGGTATGGCCTTCGAGGCCCGCACCGGCTCGGACCACACGGTGACCATGGATGCCCGCCCCGAGGTCGGCGGCGAGGACCGGGGGCCCCGTCCCACCGAGCTGCTCCTGGCCGCGCTGGGCGGCTGCACCGGCATGGACGTGGTCTCGATCCTGCGCAAGATGCGGGTGCCGTTCGAGCGGGTGGAGGTTGCGGTGGAAGCGGACGAGCGCGCGGAGCACCCGCGGTACTTCGAACGCTTCCGGCTGGTCTACCGCGTATTCGGGCCCGACGTATCCGCAGATCAGGTCCGCCGGGCGGTGGAGCTCTCGGAGACCCGGTACTGCTCCGTGGCCGGCCTCTTCCGCCACGGGGCGGAGATCAGCTACCGCATCGAGATCAACGGCGAGGCCGTTGACTAA
- a CDS encoding sigma-54 interaction domain-containing protein: MIDQTRLLKALMSVIDEGIHVIDSDGVTVLYNEQAGRNDGLSPEEVIGRHLLDLFPSLTPETSTLLKVLATGQPVPPREQTFANYKGQRVTTINSTLPIFHEGRLVGAIEVSKDVTRVRELSERVAGLQAELLGRRRRRGAPLGGARYTIDDLVGEHPAMATVKERALRAARTDSPVLVYGETGTGKELLVHAIHAASPRRSRPLVAQNCAALPEGLLESLLFGTARGSFTGAEDRPGLFELADGGTLYLDEINSMQPDLQAKLLRVLQDGRIRRLGDAAERQVDVRVIASINEEPWAAVAAGRLRRDLYYRINVVTLELPPLRERRSDIPLLTEHFLAQHSARLGAQRRPLSPEVERLFQIHTWPGNVRELEHALEAALQLAGGPEITLIDLPAHLQRAAAEHGLTGQAPSHPPDRPGVIPLRPDRVDPAQLRRSLAHLERAAVQQALEEADWNLSRAARILGLPRQTLQYRIKVLGLQRPDR, encoded by the coding sequence TTGATCGACCAGACGCGACTGCTCAAGGCGCTCATGTCGGTGATCGACGAGGGCATACACGTGATCGACAGCGACGGGGTGACGGTGCTCTACAACGAGCAGGCCGGGAGGAATGACGGCCTCTCGCCCGAGGAGGTGATCGGCCGCCACCTGCTCGACCTGTTCCCCTCGCTGACGCCCGAGACCTCCACCCTGCTGAAGGTGCTGGCCACCGGCCAGCCCGTACCCCCGCGCGAGCAGACCTTCGCCAACTATAAGGGGCAGCGGGTGACCACGATCAACTCCACGCTGCCCATCTTCCACGAGGGCAGACTGGTGGGTGCGATCGAGGTCTCCAAGGACGTCACGCGCGTGCGGGAGCTCTCCGAGCGGGTGGCGGGCCTGCAGGCGGAGCTGCTGGGCCGCCGGCGCCGCCGGGGCGCCCCGTTGGGCGGGGCCCGGTACACCATCGACGACCTGGTGGGCGAGCACCCCGCCATGGCGACCGTGAAGGAGCGGGCGCTGAGGGCCGCCCGGACGGACTCGCCGGTGCTGGTCTACGGCGAGACGGGCACGGGCAAGGAGCTGCTGGTGCACGCCATCCACGCGGCCAGTCCCCGGCGGAGCCGGCCGCTGGTGGCGCAGAACTGCGCCGCGCTGCCGGAGGGGCTGCTGGAGTCGCTGCTCTTCGGCACCGCCCGGGGCTCGTTCACCGGAGCGGAGGACCGGCCGGGGCTGTTCGAGCTCGCCGACGGCGGCACGCTCTACCTGGACGAGATCAACTCCATGCAGCCCGACCTGCAGGCCAAGCTGCTCCGGGTGCTGCAGGACGGCCGCATCCGCCGGCTGGGCGACGCGGCCGAGCGGCAGGTGGACGTGCGGGTGATCGCCTCCATCAACGAGGAGCCGTGGGCGGCGGTGGCCGCCGGGCGCCTCAGGCGCGACCTCTACTACCGGATCAACGTGGTGACCCTCGAGCTGCCCCCGCTGCGGGAGCGGCGTTCGGACATCCCGCTGCTCACGGAGCACTTCCTGGCGCAGCACAGCGCACGCCTGGGCGCGCAGCGCCGCCCGCTCAGTCCTGAGGTGGAGCGACTCTTCCAGATCCACACCTGGCCGGGCAACGTGCGGGAGCTGGAGCACGCGCTGGAGGCGGCGCTGCAGCTGGCCGGCGGTCCGGAGATCACGCTGATCGACCTGCCCGCACACCTGCAGCGGGCGGCCGCGGAGCATGGGCTCACCGGGCAGGCGCCGTCCCACCCGCCGGACCGGCCCGGGGTGATCCCGCTCAGGCCCGACCGGGTGGATCCCGCCCAACTCCGCCGGAGCCTGGCGCACCTGGAGCGGGCCGCGGTGCAGCAGGCGCTGGAGGAGGCGGACTGGAACCTGAGCCGGGCGGCCCGCATCCTCGGGCTGCCGCGGCAGACGCTGCAGTACCGCATCAAGGTGCTGGGTCTTCAGCGGCCGGATCGATAG